The segment ATACATCCGCGTCGACCGCGACCAAAGTGAGAGGATCGAGATGGCCATCATCGGATACGCGGCAGCGCTGGAGCAGTTCCATCCGGCCGAGCTCCTCGACTACTCGCGGCTCGCCGAAGACCACGGCTTCGGCGGCGTCATGGCGGCGGACCACTTCCAGCCGTGGATTCCGAAGCAGGGCCACAACGCGTTCGTGTGGTCGTGGATGGCGGCGCTCGGCGCGATCACCAAGAACCTCACCTTCGGACCAGGGGTGACCTGCGCGTCGTTTCGCTACCACCCGGCGGTCGTGGCGCAGGCGGCGGCGACGCAGGGGGCGATGACGCCGGGGCGATTCTGGCTCGGCATCGGCACCGGCGAGGCCCTGAACGAGCACGTGATGGCGACGCCGTGGCCCGAGGCGCACGTCCGCCTCAAGATGATGCAGGAGGCGATCGGCATCATCAGGAAGCTCCTCACCGGCGAAGTCGCGAAGCACGACGACGGCCGGTTCTTCAAGATGGAGCGCGTCCGCATGTGGACGGTGCCCGACGCGCACCACCCGGTGCCGATCTACGTCGCGACCGCGGGTCCGATCGCTTCCCGGTGGTCGGGCGCGCACTGCGACGGCTTCATCACGCCCGGCGCGGGCCTCGAGAAGCTCCGGATGCTGCTCGGCAAGTTCGAGGAGGGTGCGCGCTCGGTCGGCAAGGACCCGGCGAAGATGCCGAAGCTCCTCCAGCTCCACATGTCGTGGGCGAAGACCAAGCACGAGGCGGTCGAGAACGCCCTCGACCAGTGGCCGAACGGCGGCATGCCGTTTCCGAAGGGCGACATCCGGACGCCGGAGGATTTCGCCGAGATCGCGAAGCTGGTGCGGCCCGAGAACTACAAGGATCGCATGGTCATCTCGCCCGACATGGACGAGCATCGCGAGCAGATCCAGCAATTCATCGACCTCGGCTTCGACGAGATCCACGTCCACAACGTCGGCCGCAACCAGAAGGAGTTCATCGAGGTCTTCAGCAAACAGGTCATCGCCAAGCTGAAGCTCTGACACGAAGGGACGGGGACGCCTCATGAGCGAGCCGGTTCTGTACGAGCGGCGCGGCGCCGCCGCGATCTTGACGATCAACCGACCCGAGGCGCGGAACGCCGTGAACGGCGCGGTCGCCGCCGCCCTCCTCGACGGATATCGGCGCTTCGAGGCGGATGTCGACGCGAGGGTTCTCGTCCTCACCGGCGCCGGCGACCAGGCGTTCTGCGCCGGCGCGGATCTGAAGGCGATCGATACGGTCCGTGACCGCCACGAGGGCCCACTCGGCTTCACGCGCCTCACGTCCACCAAGCCGACGATCGCCGCCGTCTCCGGCTGGTGCGTCGCCGGCGGCATCGAGCTCGCGTGCTGGTGCGACCTGCGCATCGCCGCCGAGGGCTCGACGTTCGGCTGCTTCGAGCGCCGCTTCGGCGTGCCGCTGATCGACGGGGGCACCCAACGGCTGCCGCGCATCGTCGGGCTCGGGCGCGCGCTCGAGATCATGATGATGGGCCGCCCGGTGCCGGTCGACGAGGCCCATCGCATCGGGCTCGTGAACGAGGTCGTGCCGCGCGGCCGCCACCTCGAGCGCGCGCTCGAGTTCGCCGAGACGCTCGCGAAGTTCCCGTGGCCGACGCTCCTCGCCGATCGCGCCGCCGCGCTCGCCGGCTCCGGGCTGCCGCTCGAGCACGGGCTCGCGATCGAGGCGCGTCTCGGCCGCGCCGTCCTCGACGAAGCCAAACGCGGCGCGTCCCGCTTCGCCGGCGGCGAAGGTCGCAAGGGCCACGGCGTCTAGAGAAACAGCTACCACCTTGGCTTCGCCTTGGTGTATGACTCGCGTCGCTTCACCCACGGTCCTGCCGCAGCGAGGGAGTCCACGCATGCCTGCTCGCTCGATCATCACACTCGTCCTCGCCGCCATGTTGTTCGGCTCCGAGAGCCCGCTCGCCGCCACCACCGAGCTGGTGAGCGTCGCGCTGGGCGGCGGAGGTGGCGATGGGCCGGCGACCACCGCCACCCTCACGCCCGATGGCCGGGTGGTGGTGTTCGCCAGCTCCGCGAGCGACCTGGTAGCCGACGACACCAACGTGTTCTGCGACATCGACCAGGATGAGGACGACGACAACTGTCCCGACATCTTCGTCCGCGATCGCGCGAGCTCCACCACGACGCTCGTCAGCAAGGACTCTTCCGGCGTGCAGGCCAATCAGCTCTCCGACAATCCCGACGTCTCCGCCGACGGCCGCTGGGTCGTGTTCGAGAGCCTGGCGTCGAACCTCGTTCCCGGCGACACCAACGACCAGCTCGATTGCTTCATCCACGATC is part of the Deltaproteobacteria bacterium genome and harbors:
- a CDS encoding TIGR03557 family F420-dependent LLM class oxidoreductase, with translation MAIIGYAAALEQFHPAELLDYSRLAEDHGFGGVMAADHFQPWIPKQGHNAFVWSWMAALGAITKNLTFGPGVTCASFRYHPAVVAQAAATQGAMTPGRFWLGIGTGEALNEHVMATPWPEAHVRLKMMQEAIGIIRKLLTGEVAKHDDGRFFKMERVRMWTVPDAHHPVPIYVATAGPIASRWSGAHCDGFITPGAGLEKLRMLLGKFEEGARSVGKDPAKMPKLLQLHMSWAKTKHEAVENALDQWPNGGMPFPKGDIRTPEDFAEIAKLVRPENYKDRMVISPDMDEHREQIQQFIDLGFDEIHVHNVGRNQKEFIEVFSKQVIAKLKL
- a CDS encoding crotonase/enoyl-CoA hydratase family protein; the encoded protein is MSEPVLYERRGAAAILTINRPEARNAVNGAVAAALLDGYRRFEADVDARVLVLTGAGDQAFCAGADLKAIDTVRDRHEGPLGFTRLTSTKPTIAAVSGWCVAGGIELACWCDLRIAAEGSTFGCFERRFGVPLIDGGTQRLPRIVGLGRALEIMMMGRPVPVDEAHRIGLVNEVVPRGRHLERALEFAETLAKFPWPTLLADRAAALAGSGLPLEHGLAIEARLGRAVLDEAKRGASRFAGGEGRKGHGV